The Burkholderiaceae bacterium genome contains a region encoding:
- a CDS encoding long-chain fatty acid--CoA ligase produces the protein MQSTMMNAPLSLNHLLERAGRLFAGNEIVSRRPDKSLVRHSYGAFYRRTRALASALQGLGLRKGDRVATLCWNHHAHLECYFGIPAAGGVMHTLNLRLAPEEIGWIAGDAQDRFLVIDDVLLPLYEQFKHRHAFEQVIVFPFSGGQPAPEGLLDYEALLAGADPDGLAYTPHDENDPVAMCYTSGTTGRPKGVVYSHRSTVLHSLVGSLPDFCGVHGSDVVLPVTPMFHANSWGMPYMAVMMGAKLVFPGPHMHPDDLLDLMTAEPPTLALGVPTIWMTLIQTYDASLKPGSANAGRWKLPTGLRSLVGGAAVPEALIRAFDAHGIWIMQGWGMTETSPVATVSYPRAELQGASADEKYRRAAMAGVPVPLVELRARGDDGRDQPWDGHSVGEIQVRGPFITGSYHQVGSPADKFTDDGWLRTGDVASVDALGFVKISDRTKDLIKSGGEWISSVDLENALMAHPAVAEAAVVAIPDAKWGERPLACVVLKPGEQATPEALDALLLAKSFARWQLPERYEFIDAVPRTSTGKFWKLKLRERFPN, from the coding sequence ATGCAAAGCACGATGATGAACGCGCCGCTGTCGCTCAACCACCTGCTGGAGCGGGCGGGGCGGCTGTTTGCCGGCAACGAGATCGTCTCGCGCCGGCCCGACAAGTCGCTGGTGCGCCACAGCTACGGCGCGTTTTACCGTCGCACGCGGGCGCTGGCGTCGGCGCTGCAAGGGCTGGGGCTGCGCAAGGGCGATCGCGTGGCCACGCTGTGCTGGAACCACCATGCGCACCTGGAGTGCTACTTCGGCATTCCGGCCGCGGGCGGGGTGATGCACACGCTGAACCTGCGCCTGGCGCCGGAGGAGATCGGCTGGATCGCCGGCGACGCGCAGGACCGCTTCCTGGTGATCGACGACGTGCTGCTGCCGCTGTACGAGCAGTTCAAGCACCGCCATGCGTTCGAGCAGGTCATCGTGTTTCCCTTTTCGGGCGGCCAGCCGGCGCCCGAGGGCCTGCTGGACTACGAGGCGCTGCTGGCCGGCGCCGACCCGGACGGCCTGGCCTACACCCCGCACGACGAGAACGACCCGGTGGCCATGTGTTACACCAGCGGCACCACCGGCCGGCCCAAGGGGGTGGTGTATTCGCACCGCTCCACCGTGCTGCATTCGCTGGTGGGCAGCCTGCCGGACTTTTGCGGCGTGCACGGCAGCGACGTGGTGCTGCCCGTCACGCCCATGTTCCACGCCAACAGCTGGGGCATGCCCTACATGGCGGTCATGATGGGCGCCAAGCTGGTGTTTCCGGGCCCGCACATGCACCCCGACGACCTGCTCGACCTGATGACCGCCGAGCCGCCCACGCTGGCGCTGGGCGTGCCCACCATCTGGATGACGCTGATCCAGACCTACGACGCCTCGCTCAAGCCCGGCTCGGCCAACGCCGGCCGCTGGAAGCTGCCCACCGGCCTGCGCTCGCTGGTCGGCGGCGCGGCCGTGCCCGAGGCGCTGATCCGCGCCTTCGACGCCCACGGCATCTGGATCATGCAGGGCTGGGGCATGACCGAGACCAGCCCGGTGGCCACCGTCAGCTACCCGCGCGCCGAGCTGCAGGGCGCCTCGGCCGACGAGAAATACCGGCGTGCGGCCATGGCCGGCGTGCCCGTGCCGCTGGTGGAGCTGCGCGCGCGCGGCGACGACGGCCGCGACCAGCCCTGGGACGGCCACAGCGTGGGCGAGATCCAGGTGCGCGGGCCCTTCATCACGGGCAGCTACCACCAGGTCGGATCGCCCGCCGACAAGTTCACCGACGACGGCTGGCTGCGCACCGGCGACGTGGCCAGCGTGGACGCGCTGGGCTTCGTCAAGATCAGCGACCGCACCAAGGACCTGATCAAGTCGGGCGGCGAGTGGATCAGTTCGGTCGACCTGGAGAACGCGCTGATGGCCCACCCGGCCGTGGCCGAGGCGGCCGTCGTCGCCATCCCCGACGCGAAGTGGGGCGAGCGCCCGCTGGCCTGCGTGGTGCTCAAGCCGGGCGAGCAGGCGACGCCCGAGGCGCTGGACGCCCTGCTGCTGGCCAAGTCCTTCGCCAGGTGGCAGCTGCCCGAGCGCTACGAATTCATCGACGCCGTGCCGCGCACCTCGACCGGCAAGTTCTGGAAGCTCAAGCTGCGCGAAAGATTTCCGAACTGA
- a CDS encoding acetyl-CoA carboxylase biotin carboxyl carrier protein, whose amino-acid sequence MDLRKLKTLIDLVSESNVSELEITEAEGKVRIVKAGLAAPAVAAVPVQAVPVAAPAAVAAPVAAAPAEPAVTGFVVKSPMVGTFYRSASPGGSPFVEVGQKVNEGDVICIIEAMKILNEIEAEKSGTITQVLGENGQAVEYGQPLFVIE is encoded by the coding sequence ATGGACCTGCGAAAACTCAAGACCTTGATCGACCTGGTGTCCGAGTCGAACGTGTCCGAGCTCGAGATCACCGAGGCCGAGGGCAAGGTGCGCATCGTCAAGGCCGGCCTGGCCGCTCCCGCCGTGGCTGCCGTGCCCGTACAGGCCGTCCCGGTGGCGGCGCCCGCCGCCGTGGCCGCGCCCGTGGCGGCGGCGCCAGCCGAACCGGCGGTCACCGGTTTCGTCGTCAAGTCGCCCATGGTCGGCACCTTCTACCGCTCGGCCAGCCCGGGGGGCAGCCCGTTCGTCGAGGTGGGCCAGAAAGTCAACGAGGGCGACGTGATCTGCATCATCGAGGCGATGAAGATCCTCAACGAGATCGAGGCCGAGAAGTCCGGCACCATCACCCAGGTGCTGGGCGAAAACGGCCAGGCGGTCGAGTACGGGCAGCCGCTGTTCGTCATCGAATAA
- a CDS encoding TlpA family protein disulfide reductase translates to MSAERQPGAAAPAAGNPTRRWALAAAVGAAAGIAGATLAWRRFALHEPDTSDLWQHRFSTPAGAPLAMADLKGRPLLINFWATWCPPCVEEMPLLSRFYTQTKDNGWQMLGLAIDQVDLVQRFLARTPVSYPIAMAGPTGVEWTKKLGNAAGGLPFTVVFDRQGAIQHRKLGQLKPEDLAAWLR, encoded by the coding sequence ATGAGCGCCGAACGCCAGCCCGGCGCAGCAGCCCCCGCTGCTGGCAACCCCACCCGCCGCTGGGCCCTGGCCGCCGCGGTGGGCGCTGCCGCCGGCATTGCCGGCGCCACCCTGGCCTGGCGGCGTTTCGCGCTGCACGAGCCCGACACCAGCGATCTGTGGCAGCACCGCTTCAGCACGCCCGCCGGCGCTCCCCTGGCCATGGCCGACCTGAAGGGCCGCCCGCTGCTGATCAACTTCTGGGCCACCTGGTGCCCGCCCTGCGTGGAAGAAATGCCGCTGCTAAGCCGTTTCTACACGCAAACCAAGGACAACGGCTGGCAAATGCTTGGATTGGCCATCGATCAGGTCGATCTGGTCCAGCGCTTCCTGGCCCGCACCCCGGTCAGCTACCCCATTGCCATGGCCGGCCCCACCGGCGTCGAATGGACGAAAAAGCTGGGAAATGCCGCCGGTGGACTGCCTTTTACCGTGGTATTCGATCGACAAGGCGCCATCCAGCACCGCAAGCTGGGCCAGTTGAAGCCCGAGGATCTGGCCGCCTGGCTGCGCTGA
- the lysA gene encoding diaminopimelate decarboxylase, translated as MTPSAPAHADAPLPGTPFVAYRDGQLMLEDVALAELAQRHGTPLFVYSKAAMLGALAAYQRGLAGREALICYAMKANSTLAVLKVFADAGCGFDIVSGGELERVLAAGGAAGKIVFSGIGKTRAEIRRALEAGIRCFNVESLAELDVIDEVARACGRRAPVSIRVNPNVDARTHPYISTGLKGNKFGIAHEQALAAYRHAARLPGLQVAGIDCHIGSQITEVAPYVEALDRVLDLVDAIESDGIRIHHIDLGGGLGIDYAGDTPPAADTLWAALLARLDARGYGGRALMIEPGRSLVGNAGLCLTEVLYLKPSEHKNFCIVDAAMNDLPRPALYEAFHRIVPLRQAAPGAAATVYDVVGPVCESGDWLGRDRPLAVQPGEHLAVLSAGAYCMSMASNYNTRPRAAEVLVDGAQARVVRRREAVQDLWRGETV; from the coding sequence ATGACACCGTCCGCACCCGCGCACGCCGACGCTCCCCTGCCCGGCACCCCCTTCGTCGCGTACCGCGACGGCCAGTTGATGCTGGAGGACGTGGCGCTGGCCGAGCTGGCGCAGCGCCACGGCACGCCGCTGTTCGTGTATTCCAAGGCCGCCATGCTGGGCGCGCTGGCCGCCTACCAGCGCGGCCTGGCAGGACGCGAGGCGCTGATCTGCTACGCCATGAAGGCCAACTCGACGCTGGCCGTGCTGAAGGTCTTTGCCGACGCCGGCTGCGGCTTCGACATTGTCTCGGGCGGCGAGCTGGAGCGCGTGCTGGCCGCCGGCGGCGCGGCCGGCAAGATCGTGTTCTCGGGCATCGGCAAGACGCGCGCCGAGATCCGCCGCGCGCTCGAGGCGGGCATCCGCTGCTTCAACGTCGAGAGCCTGGCCGAGCTGGACGTCATCGACGAGGTGGCCCGGGCCTGTGGCCGGCGCGCGCCCGTCAGCATCCGCGTCAACCCGAACGTGGACGCCCGCACGCATCCCTACATCTCCACCGGCCTGAAGGGCAACAAGTTCGGCATCGCGCACGAGCAGGCGCTGGCCGCCTACCGGCACGCCGCCCGCCTGCCGGGGCTGCAGGTGGCGGGCATCGACTGCCACATCGGCTCGCAGATCACCGAGGTCGCGCCCTACGTGGAGGCGCTCGACCGCGTGCTGGACCTGGTGGACGCCATCGAGTCCGACGGCATCCGCATCCACCACATCGACCTGGGCGGCGGCCTGGGCATCGACTACGCGGGCGACACGCCCCCCGCCGCCGACACGCTGTGGGCCGCCCTGCTGGCGCGCCTGGACGCGCGCGGCTATGGCGGCCGGGCGCTGATGATCGAGCCCGGCCGCTCGCTGGTGGGCAATGCCGGCCTGTGCCTGACCGAGGTGCTGTACCTCAAGCCCAGCGAGCACAAGAATTTCTGCATCGTCGACGCCGCCATGAACGACCTGCCGCGCCCGGCGCTGTACGAGGCCTTTCACCGCATCGTGCCGCTGCGCCAGGCAGCGCCCGGCGCGGCCGCGACCGTCTACGACGTGGTGGGCCCGGTGTGCGAAAGCGGCGACTGGCTGGGCCGCGACCGGCCCCTGGCGGTGCAGCCCGGCGAGCACCTGGCCGTGCTGTCGGCCGGCGCCTATTGCATGAGCATGGCCAGCAACTACAACACCCGCCCGCGCGCGGCCGAGGTGCTGGTCGATGGCGCGCAGGCGCGCGTGGTGCGCCGGCGCGAGGCGGTGCAGGATTTGTGGCGGGGCGAAACCGTTTGA